In the Euphorbia lathyris chromosome 5, ddEupLath1.1, whole genome shotgun sequence genome, one interval contains:
- the LOC136230170 gene encoding uncharacterized protein, producing the protein MGTITLGNPQSISQSHHRTHKFFLLCNYILLGAASSCIFLTLSLRLVPSVCGFFLILLHIVTIAGAVSGCAAASSGTNRWYAAHMVATVLTAIFQGSISVLIFTRTEDFLGKLKSYVREEDGEVILKLGGGLCVLIFCLEWVVLTLAFFLKYYGYVDGDGGGGGCGGVRRSSKVQQEEDLKDWPWPFQV; encoded by the coding sequence ATGGGTACAATCACACTCGGAAACCCCCAATCGATCTCTCAATCTCACCACCGGACTCACAAATTCTTCCTCCTCTGCAACTACATTCTTCTCGGCGCAGCCTCTAGCTGCATTTTCCTAACCCTATCACTCCGATTAGTTCCATCCGTCTGCGGATTCTTCCTAATTCTTCTCCACATCGTAACAATCGCCGGCGCCGTCTCCGGCTGCGCTGCTGCCTCATCGGGGACAAATCGATGGTACGCTGCGCACATGGTGGCGACTGTGCTCACGGCGATATTTCAGGGATCGATTTCGGTGCTGATTTTCACGAGAACAGAGGATTTTTTGGGGAAATTGAAATCTTATGTTAGGGAAGAAGATGGAGAAGTGATTTTGAAACTTGGCGGTGGATTGTGTGTCTTGATTTTCTGTTTGGAGTGGGTTGTGCTTACGCTGGCTTTTTTCTTGAAGTATTATGGTTATGTTGACGGTGATGGCGGCGGCGGAGGTTGTGGTGGTGTGAGGCGGAGTTCTAAGGTTCAGCAAGAGGAGGATTTGAAGGATTGGCCATGGCCGTTCCAAGTTTGA